In Chanodichthys erythropterus isolate Z2021 chromosome 11, ASM2448905v1, whole genome shotgun sequence, a single window of DNA contains:
- the LOC137030622 gene encoding uncharacterized protein isoform X1 has product MLKSKRRKTPLQDAEDHMTHRTDKPGLQEQFISKYKGRGVFTTRAFFRGDFVLEYRGELLSSEESLDRTEHYTEAENAFLFDFQWRGRNWCMDASKEDGSLGRLVNDEHRNPTCKMRTLEVSSKPHLCLFAVRDILPGEEITYNYGDSDWPWRVKPLNQASTESSDKKPSISLGPQRSPHCAAPVSSPGLDEVNSSGPHKQSGKARTSRKTKRFQSRLAKLRKHHEDCYERFNRAETEKERNKIAKSSLVVSTTDASSSSPPCAVSTSVMTSSTSPPPAPPTSPAQPSSSSSSPAQPSSSSSSPAQLSSTSSSPAQPSSSSSSPSQPSSSSSSPAQPSSSSSSPAQPPSSPAPPLSSPCAVSTPVVLSSQMSKTLSLREVPSLRLSRKRQYSGSAISDYSDVTDYSDVDYIPKINSDESDGSSSGHDMGKSALMHPKSLKEAGSSSNQFVTAPSPKKMKCQTKETNTLSGDKTFIQSMPSPKQECKTYKKKQYCLYCSKPYSKMARHLEFVHRNEVEVVKAVAYPKNSKERRVQLNHLRKRGNFAHNTDVVRQGHGEMIACYRPKKGKRAKEFIHCIYCQGLYNKSSLWKHIKTCPLKPKDDEAQGRKRVRSLCALNTPVGLEVSTGFKKVLSFMNYDDVSRVVHSDICIMQLGQHMFNRMGSDVTRHDYIRQKMREVGRLLLEARKFTPLRTMVDFIIPANFKHVIAAVKVVSGYDEEKNFYRIPSLALKLGHSLNKICSIVESNAMMYGDHDRAECARDFRKIHQARWNEYISAGAITTLKEAKWNTPQIIPFTQDVKVLHAHLDKKHNELLSKLRTCPSADSYAALAKVTLSQVILFNRRREGEVSRMLLSAFKSRDSSELHKDIAICLSEFERKLCLHFTRVEIRGKRGRKVPVLLKPSMVTAMELLVETREVCGVPAENPFMFARCGAMSAYRGGECINKAACECGIKNPEALSSTRLRKHIATMSKVLNLDENEADQLADFLGHDIRIHRQYYRLPEGTLQLAKMSKVLMAMEKGTLSDFKGKKLDDIEIDPNEQLEAQGDSMSSDEEDYSDVSQTTAPAETDPPVQSDQSVSQEDQGSSNAPKKKWEDNEVKAVERHMMKFIKTCKVPGKQDCERCIHAEPEALKQRTWTGVKNYVRNRITTLKRKGGL; this is encoded by the exons atgctgaaaagCAAAAGGCGTAAAACACCTCTGCAGGATGCAGAGGATCACATGACCCATAGAACTGATAAGCCTGGGCTTCAAGAGCAGTTCATCAGCAAATATAAAG GGCGTGGAGTTTTCACCACTAGAGCTTTTTTCAGGGGTGATTTCGTTCTTGAATACAGAGGTGAACTTCTGAGTTCAGAGGAAAGTCTTGACCGAACTGAACACTACACTGAGGCCGAGAACGCGTTCCTGTTTGATTTTCAGTGGCGTGGCAGAAATTGGTG CATGGATGCATCTAAAGAAGATGGTTCCTTGGGAAGACTTGTAAATGATGAACACAGAAATCCTACTTGCAAAATGAGAACCCTTGAAGTGAGCAGTAAACCTCACCTGTGTCTCTTTGCTGTGCGAGACATTCTACCAGGAGAAGAAATCACCTACAATTACGGAGACTCAGACTGGCCATGGCGAGTCAAG CCTTTGAATCAAGCATCAACTGAATCCTCTGATAAAAAGCCATCCATCAGTTTGGGTCCGCAGAGATCG CCCCATTGTGCTGCTCCTGTTTCTTCACCTGGATTGGACGAGGTGAACAGCAGTGGTCCACATAAGCAGTCAGGCAAAGCAAGAACATCAAGAAAAACG AAGCGGTTTCAATCAAGACTggcaaaattaagaaaacatcatGAAGATTGCTATGAACGTTTTAACAGAGCAGAAACTGAAAAGGAACGCAATAAGATTGCTAAA TCATCCTTAGTTGTGTCCACAACTGATGCATCCTCTTCATCACCACCCTGTGCTGTGTCCACCTCTGTAATGACCTCATCAACGTCACCACCTCCTGCACCACCAACGTCACCTGCGCAGCCCTCGTCGTCCTCATCCTCGCCTGCGCAGCCCTCGTCGTCCTCATCCTCGCCTGCGCAGCTCTCGTCGACCTCCTCCTCTCCTGCGCAGCCCTCGTCGTCCTCATCCTCGCCTTCTCAGCCCTCGTCATCCTCATCCTCGCCTGCGCAGCCCTCATCATCCTCATCCAGCCCAGCACAGCCTCCATCTTCTCCTGCTCCACCCTTATCTTCACCCTGTGCTGTATCCACACCTGTGGTTCTCTCATCACAGATGTCTAAGACACTCTCATTAAGAGAG GTACCCTCTTTAAGGCTATCAAGAAAAAGACAG tATTCAGGAAGTGCCATCAGTGACTACAGCGATGTCACAGACTACAGTGATGTTGACTACATACCAAAAATCAACTCTGATGAATCGGATGGTAGTTCTTCTGGACATGACATGGGTAAAAGTGCTTTGATGCATCCAAAATCACTCAAAGAGGCTGGTAGTTCATCTAATCAATTTGTGACGGCACCATCACCAAAAAAGATGAAATGCCAAACTAAAGAGACAAACACCTTGTCTGGTGATAAGACTTTTATTCAGTCCATGCCATCACCAAAGCAGGAATGCAAGACATACAAGAAGAAGCAGTATTGCCTTTATTGCTCTAAGCCATATTCAAAAATGGCAAGACATCTTGAATTTGTCCATCGCAACGAAGTGGAGGTTGTAAAGGCAGTAGCATATCCAAAAAATTCAAAGGAACGACGAGTCCAGTTAAACCACCTTAGAAAAAGGGGCAACTTTGCCCACAACACAGATGTTGTGAGACAAGGACATGGGGAGATGATTGCCTGTTACCGtccaaaaaaaggaaaaagagcCAAAGAATTTATTCACTGCATTTACTGCCAAGGGCTTTACAACAAGAGTAGCCTTTGGAAACATATCAAAACCTGTCCTCTGAAACCTAAAGATGATGAAGCCCAGGGCAGGAAAAGAGTTCGATCTCTGTGTGCTCTGAACACACCAGTTGGCTTAGAAGTAAGCACAGGTTTCAAGAAAGTACTATCCTTTATGAACTATGATGACGTTTCACGCGTAGTCCATTCCGACATATGCATCATGCAGCTGGGGCAGCACATGTTCAACAGGATGGGGTCTGATGTGACCAGACATGACTACATCAGGCAGAAGATGAGAGAAGTTGGCAGACTTCTTCTTGAAGCAAGGAAGTTTACACCACTGAGAACAATGGTAGACTTCATCATACCAGCAAACTTCAAACATGTCATAGCAGCTGTTAAAGTTGTATCTGGCTACGATGAAGAGAAAAACTTCTACCGTATTCCTTCTTTAGCTCTCAAACTTGGGCATTCTTTAAACAAGATCTGTAGCATTGTTGAGAGCAACGCCATGATGTATGGAGATCATGACCGTGCTGAGTGTGCTCGAGACTTCAGGAAAATACACCAGGCAAGGTGGAATGAGTACATTTCTGCTGGTGCTATAACTACTTTGAAAGAAGCCAAGTGGAACACACCACAGATCATTCCTTTCACTCAGGACGTCAAAGTCCTACATGCACATCTTGACAAGAAACACAATGAGCTCCTAAGTAAGCTCAGAACTTGCCCTTCTGCTGACAGCTATGCTGCTCTAGCCAAAGTCACGCTGTCCCAGGTCATCCTGTTCAACAGAAGAAGAGAAGGTGAGGTGTCCCGGATGCTTTTGTCAGCTTTTAAAAGCAGGGATTCTTCTGAGCTACACAAAGACATcgccatctgtctgtctgagttTGAGAGGAAGCTGTGCCTGCACTTCACCAGAGTTGAGATCCGTGGTAAACGGGGGAGAAAGGTTCCTGTGCTCCTCAAGCCTTCGATGGTTACTGCCATGGAGCTGCTCGTTGAAACACGTGAGGTTTGTGGCGTTCCAGCAGAGAATCCCTTTATGTTTGCCAGATGTGGAGCGATGTCTGCCTACAGAGGAGGAGAGTGCATCAATAAAGCTGCTTGTGAATGTGGCATAAAGAATCCCGAAGCGCTGTCATCAACCAGGCTCAGGAAACACATAGCAACCATGTCGAAAGTTCTGAACCTTGATGAGAATGAAGCAGACCAGCTGGCTGATTTCCTTGGTCACGATATTAGAATCCACAGACAGTATTACCGGTTACCAGAGGGGACACTGCAGCTGGCAAAAATGAGTAAAGTCCTAATGGCCATGGAGAAAGGAACACTGTCTGACTTCAAAGGAAAGAAACTTGACGACATTGAAATTGACCCAAATG AGCAACTTGAGGCTCAAGGTGATTCCATGTCAAGTGATGAGGAGGATTACAGTGACGTATCTCAGACAACCGCACCAGCAGAGACTGATCCACCTGTTCAATCTGATCAATCTGTTTCACAAGAGGATCAAG GTTCTTCAAACGCTCCAAAAAAGAAATGGGAGGACAATGAGGTAAAAGCAGTAGAGAGACACATGATGAAGTTCATCAAGACATGCAAAGTTCCTGGTAAGCAAGACTGTGAAAGATGCATTCACGCAGAGCCAGAAGCTTTGAAGCAGCGAACATGGACTGGTGTGAAAAATTATGTGCGGAACAGGATCACGACTCTTAAAAGAAAGGGTGGTTTGTGA
- the LOC137030622 gene encoding uncharacterized protein isoform X2, whose protein sequence is MLKSKRRKTPLQDAEDHMTHRTDKPGLQEQFISKYKGRGVFTTRAFFRGDFVLEYRGELLSSEESLDRTEHYTEAENAFLFDFQWRGRNWCMDASKEDGSLGRLVNDEHRNPTCKMRTLEVSSKPHLCLFAVRDILPGEEITYNYGDSDWPWRVKPLNQASTESSDKKPSISLGPQRSPHCAAPVSSPGLDEVNSSGPHKQSGKARTSRKTKRFQSRLAKLRKHHEDCYERFNRAETEKERNKIAKPSSSSSSPAQPSSSSSSPAQLSSTSSSPAQPSSSSSSPSQPSSSSSSPAQPSSSSSSPAQPPSSPAPPLSSPCAVSTPVVLSSQMSKTLSLREVPSLRLSRKRQYSGSAISDYSDVTDYSDVDYIPKINSDESDGSSSGHDMGKSALMHPKSLKEAGSSSNQFVTAPSPKKMKCQTKETNTLSGDKTFIQSMPSPKQECKTYKKKQYCLYCSKPYSKMARHLEFVHRNEVEVVKAVAYPKNSKERRVQLNHLRKRGNFAHNTDVVRQGHGEMIACYRPKKGKRAKEFIHCIYCQGLYNKSSLWKHIKTCPLKPKDDEAQGRKRVRSLCALNTPVGLEVSTGFKKVLSFMNYDDVSRVVHSDICIMQLGQHMFNRMGSDVTRHDYIRQKMREVGRLLLEARKFTPLRTMVDFIIPANFKHVIAAVKVVSGYDEEKNFYRIPSLALKLGHSLNKICSIVESNAMMYGDHDRAECARDFRKIHQARWNEYISAGAITTLKEAKWNTPQIIPFTQDVKVLHAHLDKKHNELLSKLRTCPSADSYAALAKVTLSQVILFNRRREGEVSRMLLSAFKSRDSSELHKDIAICLSEFERKLCLHFTRVEIRGKRGRKVPVLLKPSMVTAMELLVETREVCGVPAENPFMFARCGAMSAYRGGECINKAACECGIKNPEALSSTRLRKHIATMSKVLNLDENEADQLADFLGHDIRIHRQYYRLPEGTLQLAKMSKVLMAMEKGTLSDFKGKKLDDIEIDPNEQLEAQGDSMSSDEEDYSDVSQTTAPAETDPPVQSDQSVSQEDQGSSNAPKKKWEDNEVKAVERHMMKFIKTCKVPGKQDCERCIHAEPEALKQRTWTGVKNYVRNRITTLKRKGGL, encoded by the exons atgctgaaaagCAAAAGGCGTAAAACACCTCTGCAGGATGCAGAGGATCACATGACCCATAGAACTGATAAGCCTGGGCTTCAAGAGCAGTTCATCAGCAAATATAAAG GGCGTGGAGTTTTCACCACTAGAGCTTTTTTCAGGGGTGATTTCGTTCTTGAATACAGAGGTGAACTTCTGAGTTCAGAGGAAAGTCTTGACCGAACTGAACACTACACTGAGGCCGAGAACGCGTTCCTGTTTGATTTTCAGTGGCGTGGCAGAAATTGGTG CATGGATGCATCTAAAGAAGATGGTTCCTTGGGAAGACTTGTAAATGATGAACACAGAAATCCTACTTGCAAAATGAGAACCCTTGAAGTGAGCAGTAAACCTCACCTGTGTCTCTTTGCTGTGCGAGACATTCTACCAGGAGAAGAAATCACCTACAATTACGGAGACTCAGACTGGCCATGGCGAGTCAAG CCTTTGAATCAAGCATCAACTGAATCCTCTGATAAAAAGCCATCCATCAGTTTGGGTCCGCAGAGATCG CCCCATTGTGCTGCTCCTGTTTCTTCACCTGGATTGGACGAGGTGAACAGCAGTGGTCCACATAAGCAGTCAGGCAAAGCAAGAACATCAAGAAAAACG AAGCGGTTTCAATCAAGACTggcaaaattaagaaaacatcatGAAGATTGCTATGAACGTTTTAACAGAGCAGAAACTGAAAAGGAACGCAATAAGATTGCTAAA CCCTCGTCGTCCTCATCCTCGCCTGCGCAGCCCTCGTCGTCCTCATCCTCGCCTGCGCAGCTCTCGTCGACCTCCTCCTCTCCTGCGCAGCCCTCGTCGTCCTCATCCTCGCCTTCTCAGCCCTCGTCATCCTCATCCTCGCCTGCGCAGCCCTCATCATCCTCATCCAGCCCAGCACAGCCTCCATCTTCTCCTGCTCCACCCTTATCTTCACCCTGTGCTGTATCCACACCTGTGGTTCTCTCATCACAGATGTCTAAGACACTCTCATTAAGAGAG GTACCCTCTTTAAGGCTATCAAGAAAAAGACAG tATTCAGGAAGTGCCATCAGTGACTACAGCGATGTCACAGACTACAGTGATGTTGACTACATACCAAAAATCAACTCTGATGAATCGGATGGTAGTTCTTCTGGACATGACATGGGTAAAAGTGCTTTGATGCATCCAAAATCACTCAAAGAGGCTGGTAGTTCATCTAATCAATTTGTGACGGCACCATCACCAAAAAAGATGAAATGCCAAACTAAAGAGACAAACACCTTGTCTGGTGATAAGACTTTTATTCAGTCCATGCCATCACCAAAGCAGGAATGCAAGACATACAAGAAGAAGCAGTATTGCCTTTATTGCTCTAAGCCATATTCAAAAATGGCAAGACATCTTGAATTTGTCCATCGCAACGAAGTGGAGGTTGTAAAGGCAGTAGCATATCCAAAAAATTCAAAGGAACGACGAGTCCAGTTAAACCACCTTAGAAAAAGGGGCAACTTTGCCCACAACACAGATGTTGTGAGACAAGGACATGGGGAGATGATTGCCTGTTACCGtccaaaaaaaggaaaaagagcCAAAGAATTTATTCACTGCATTTACTGCCAAGGGCTTTACAACAAGAGTAGCCTTTGGAAACATATCAAAACCTGTCCTCTGAAACCTAAAGATGATGAAGCCCAGGGCAGGAAAAGAGTTCGATCTCTGTGTGCTCTGAACACACCAGTTGGCTTAGAAGTAAGCACAGGTTTCAAGAAAGTACTATCCTTTATGAACTATGATGACGTTTCACGCGTAGTCCATTCCGACATATGCATCATGCAGCTGGGGCAGCACATGTTCAACAGGATGGGGTCTGATGTGACCAGACATGACTACATCAGGCAGAAGATGAGAGAAGTTGGCAGACTTCTTCTTGAAGCAAGGAAGTTTACACCACTGAGAACAATGGTAGACTTCATCATACCAGCAAACTTCAAACATGTCATAGCAGCTGTTAAAGTTGTATCTGGCTACGATGAAGAGAAAAACTTCTACCGTATTCCTTCTTTAGCTCTCAAACTTGGGCATTCTTTAAACAAGATCTGTAGCATTGTTGAGAGCAACGCCATGATGTATGGAGATCATGACCGTGCTGAGTGTGCTCGAGACTTCAGGAAAATACACCAGGCAAGGTGGAATGAGTACATTTCTGCTGGTGCTATAACTACTTTGAAAGAAGCCAAGTGGAACACACCACAGATCATTCCTTTCACTCAGGACGTCAAAGTCCTACATGCACATCTTGACAAGAAACACAATGAGCTCCTAAGTAAGCTCAGAACTTGCCCTTCTGCTGACAGCTATGCTGCTCTAGCCAAAGTCACGCTGTCCCAGGTCATCCTGTTCAACAGAAGAAGAGAAGGTGAGGTGTCCCGGATGCTTTTGTCAGCTTTTAAAAGCAGGGATTCTTCTGAGCTACACAAAGACATcgccatctgtctgtctgagttTGAGAGGAAGCTGTGCCTGCACTTCACCAGAGTTGAGATCCGTGGTAAACGGGGGAGAAAGGTTCCTGTGCTCCTCAAGCCTTCGATGGTTACTGCCATGGAGCTGCTCGTTGAAACACGTGAGGTTTGTGGCGTTCCAGCAGAGAATCCCTTTATGTTTGCCAGATGTGGAGCGATGTCTGCCTACAGAGGAGGAGAGTGCATCAATAAAGCTGCTTGTGAATGTGGCATAAAGAATCCCGAAGCGCTGTCATCAACCAGGCTCAGGAAACACATAGCAACCATGTCGAAAGTTCTGAACCTTGATGAGAATGAAGCAGACCAGCTGGCTGATTTCCTTGGTCACGATATTAGAATCCACAGACAGTATTACCGGTTACCAGAGGGGACACTGCAGCTGGCAAAAATGAGTAAAGTCCTAATGGCCATGGAGAAAGGAACACTGTCTGACTTCAAAGGAAAGAAACTTGACGACATTGAAATTGACCCAAATG AGCAACTTGAGGCTCAAGGTGATTCCATGTCAAGTGATGAGGAGGATTACAGTGACGTATCTCAGACAACCGCACCAGCAGAGACTGATCCACCTGTTCAATCTGATCAATCTGTTTCACAAGAGGATCAAG GTTCTTCAAACGCTCCAAAAAAGAAATGGGAGGACAATGAGGTAAAAGCAGTAGAGAGACACATGATGAAGTTCATCAAGACATGCAAAGTTCCTGGTAAGCAAGACTGTGAAAGATGCATTCACGCAGAGCCAGAAGCTTTGAAGCAGCGAACATGGACTGGTGTGAAAAATTATGTGCGGAACAGGATCACGACTCTTAAAAGAAAGGGTGGTTTGTGA